In Apium graveolens cultivar Ventura chromosome 10, ASM990537v1, whole genome shotgun sequence, the following are encoded in one genomic region:
- the LOC141692402 gene encoding uncharacterized protein LOC141692402 has translation MAELGSGEVYAPPRTIQAWKTVLNWLSFFFQIFLQIIIKASPANFSQLLSTPSFKPLPVVELSELTQDDASPSAAVTVSESGGGRNWPSEKLTVVLDLDETLVCAYETSSLPSILCEQATEAGLKWFELECISSDKEIEGKPKVNYVTVFERPGLREFLKQLSEFADLVLFTAGLEGYARPLVDRIDDINCLSRRLYRPSTISTEYREHVKDLSCISEDFCRIVIVDNNPFSFLLQPMNGIPCIPFSAGQPHDEQLLQVLLPLLKHLSQQQDVRPVLYERFHMPEWFQKHGIPASGTGLRIT, from the exons ATGGCGGAGCTAGGCAGCGGTGAAGTGTACGCGCCGCCGCGAACAATACAAGCGTGGAAGACGGTACTCAATTGGTTGAGTTTCTTCTTTCAGATCTTCTTACAGATCATTATTAAGGCTTCGCCAGCGAATTTCTCGCAACTGCTCTCTACGCCGTCGTTTAAGCCTTTGCCTGTTGTTGAATTGTCCGAGTTGACTCAGGATGATGCGTCGCCGTCTGCGGCGGTGACTGTATCGGAGTCCGGCGGTGGAAGGAACTGGCCGTCGGAGAAACTCACG GTGGTTCTGGACTTGGATGAAACTTTGGTATGTGCATACGAAACATCTAGCTTGCCTTCTATCCTTTGTGAGCAGGCCACGGAAGCTGGGTTGAAGTGGTTTGAGTTGGAATGTATATCTTCTGACAAG GAAATCGAAGGAAAGCCAAAGGTCAACTATGTTACAGTGTTCGAACGGCCTGGATTACGTGAATTCTTGAAACAACTAAGTGAATTTGCCGATCTAGTGCTATTTACTGCAGGACTTGAAG GTTATGCCAGGCCACTTGTTGACAGAATAGATGATATAAATTGCTTAAGTCGCAGGCTCTATCGGCCCTCTACAATTAGCAC GGAGTACAGAGAGCATGTAAAGGATCTGTCCTGTATATCAGAAGATTTTTGCCGAATTGTTATTGTTGACAACAATCCATTCAGTTTCTTATTGCAACCGATGAATGGTATTCCATGCATTCCATTTTCTGCCGGACAACCTCACGATGAACAG CTTCTGCAAGTCCTCCTTCCGCTCCTAAAACACCTGTCTCAGCAACAAGACGTGAGGCCTGTACTATATGAAAGGTTTCACATGCCAGAATGGTTTCAGAAGCACGGAATTCCTGCTTCTGGTACTGGATTAAGGATAACGTGA
- the LOC141692860 gene encoding uncharacterized protein LOC141692860 isoform X1, which translates to MQCNPPTLHSLLTFHYDYLLSLLFFFLLISNPCYIIIAETLKVVFFLYFVMSVSDIELVLEFLRKNGLSGCESALMEDIMEKSQLGGVDFQRFLFPVLPPPPELKILTIRSHEKALDDVDSVSNSSNDEFVSVDSSTTDLYPSDFTNPYGVHVVGVASSQASSDRLSQFGTARDYHDFDMQNDLNWYKDKEDNCDFMPPCLGSSEFYEEPSEDKFVMTFQKQDQCVNDSDFKHESDTCQSMQEYNQADKLWSFPPMDYVKDGVEIKDYYDLKESSYDRDEIKNDKNSYLDQDYYNGDSKIQILTNFKESNFHCKSTEDTPNECVLAVELETDTSCIYRDLKSTSIINDYIGKEGYCESKKCNFEGEDHNKVDKDSYEIDTAGDEGGSATGDELVYDTNEEDYEVFSLRIIHRKNRTGFEENKDFPIVMNTVIAGRYYITEYLGSAAFSKVVQAHDLLMGVDICLKIIKNDKDFFDQSLDEIKLLKFVNKHDPGDEHHILRLYDYFYHQEHLFIVCELLRANLYEFQKFNRESGGEPYFTMSRLQVITRQCLEALVYLHNLGIIHCDLKPENILVKSYRKCEIKVIDLGSSCFQSDNLSLYVQSRSYRAPEVILGHSYDQKIDLWSLGCIVAELYTGEHLSLYQVLFPNEPIVMLLGRMIGILGPIDMEMLATGQDTDKYFTKEYDLYHINEDTNQLEYIIPEESSLEDHLQISDVGLANFLRDLLEINPLRRITASEALEHPWLSYSYDSSLC; encoded by the exons ATGCAATGCAACCCTCCTACTCTACACTCACTTCTCACCTTTCACTATGATTATCTCCTCTCTTtacttttcttttttttgttgATCTCCAACCCGTGCTATATTATAATAGCCGAAACATTAAAAGttgttttttttttatatttcGTCATGTCTGTTTCTGACATTGAACTTGTGTTGGAGTTCTTGAGAAAAAATGGTTTGTCTGGTTGTGAATCTGCTCTTATGGAGGATATTATGGAGAAATCACAACTTGGTGGTGTGGATTTTCAGAGATTTTTGTTCCCTGTGCTTCCACCGCCACCGGAGCTAAAGATTTTGACTATAAGGTCGCATGAGAAGGCGTTGGATGATGTCGATTCTGTTTCGAATTCGTCTAATGATGAGTTTGTTAGCGTTGATTCTTCTACTACTGATTTGTACCCATCAG ATTTCACAAATCCGTATGGAGTTCACGTTGTGGGAGTGGCAAGTTCACAAGCTTCATCAGATAGATTGTCACAATTCGGTACAGCACGGGATTACCATGACTTTGATATGCAAAACGACTTGAATTGGTACAAGGACAAAGAAGACAACTGTGATTTTATGCCTCCTTGTTTGGGTAGCTCCGAGTTTTATGAAGAACCTAGTGAAGACAAGTTTGTCATGACTTTTCAAAAGCAGGATCAATGTGTCAATGATTCAGATTTCAAACATGAGTCAGATACATGTCAATCAATGCAAGAATATAATCAAGCTGACAAGCTGTGGAGTTTTCCTCCTATGGACTATGTAAAAGATGGTGTTGAAATCAAAGATTACTATGACTTGAAAGAAAGCAGCTACGATAGAGATGAAATCAAGAATGACAAAAATAGCTATCTTGATCAAGACTATTACAATGGAGATTCTAAAATTCAGATTCTCACGAATTTCAAAGAAAGCAACTTTCACTGCAAGTCAACAGAGGATACACCGAATGAATGTGTTCTGGCTGTGGAGCTAGAAACTGATACGAGCTGCATTTATCGAGATCTCAAGAGCACCTCAATAATAAATGATTATATTGGTAAGGAAGGTTACTGTGAAAGTAAAAAATGTAACTTTGAGGGTGAAGATCACAACAAAGTAGATAAAGATTCTTATGAGATTGATACTGCTGGCGATGAAGGTGGCAGCGCTACTGGTGATGAGCTTGTCTACGACACTAATGAGGAGGATTATGAAGTATTCAGTTTAAGGATTATACACAGAAAGAATAG AACTGGATTCGAAGAGAACAAAGATTTTCCCATTGTTATGAACACTGTGATCGCGGGAAGGTATTACATTACAGAATACCTTGGTTCAGCTGCTTTCAGCAAAGTAGTCCAGGCACATGATCTTCTAATGGGAGTGGATATTTGCTTGAAGATCATTAAAAATGACAAGGACTTTTTTGATCAAAGTTTAGATGAAATCAAACTTTTGAAGTTTGTGAACAAGCATGATCCTGGCGACGAACACCACATTCTACGTCTTTATGATTATTTCTATCACCAG GAGCATCTCTTCATTGTTTGTGAACTTCTACGAGCGAACTTGTATGAATTTCAGAAATTTAACAGGGAATCTGGTGGAGAGCCTTATTTCACAATGAGCAGGTTGCAG GTTATAACTCGACAATGTTTAGAAGCATTGGTTTACCTGCACAACTTGGGAATTATTCATTGTGACCTGAAACCTGAAAATATACTAGTCAAGAGTTACCGGAAATGTGAGATAAAGGTGATTGATCTTGGAAGCAGTTGTTTTCAAAGTGATAACTTGTCCCTATATGTGCAATCTCGGTCCTACAGGGCTCCTGAAGTCATCCTTGGCCACTCATATGACCAGAAGATTGACCTCTGGTCTCTTGGCTGTATCGTGGCTGAGCTTTATACAGGGGAG CATCTATCACTCTACCAGGTTCTATTTCCAAATGAACCTATTGTGATGCTACTTGGACGCATGATTGGAATTCTTGGTCCCATAGATATGGAAATGTTGGCTACAGGACAGGATACAGATAAGTATTTTACAAAGGAATATGATCTGTATCACATAAATGAG GATACCAATCAACTGGAGTACATTATTCCGGAAGAGTCATCACTCGAGGATCACCTGCAAATTTCTGATGTTGGACTTGCAAATTTCTTAAGGGATTTACTCGAAATTAATCCTTTAAGACGCATTACTGCTAGTGAAGCACTAGAGCATCCCTGGCTTTCTTATTCTTATGATTCTAGTTTATGCTGA
- the LOC141692860 gene encoding uncharacterized protein LOC141692860 isoform X2, with the protein MQCNPPTLHSLLTFHYDYLLSLLFFFLLISNPCYIIIAETLKVVFFLYFVMSVSDIELVLEFLRKNGLSGCESALMEDIMEKSQLGGVDFQRFLFPVLPPPPELKILTIRSHEKALDDVDSVSNSSNDEFVSVDSSTTDLYPSDFTNPYGVHVVGVASSQASSDRLSQFGTARDYHDFDMQNDLNWYKDKEDNCDFMPPCLGSSEFYEEPSEDKFVMTFQKQDQCVNDSDFKHESDTCQSMQEYNQADKLWSFPPMDYVKDGVEIKDYYDLKESSYDRDEIKNDKNSYLDQDYYNGDSKIQILTNFKESNFHCKSTEDTPNECVLAVELETDTSCIYRDLKSTSIINDYIGKEGYCESKKCNFEGEDHNKVDKDSYEIDTAGDEGGSATGDELVYDTNEEDYEVFSLRIIHRKNRTGFEENKDFPIVMNTVIAGRYYITEYLGSAAFSKVVQAHDLLMGVDICLKIIKNDKDFFDQSLDEIKLLKFVNKHDPGDEHHILRLYDYFYHQEHLFIVCELLRANLYEFQKFNRESGGEPYFTMSRLQVITRQCLEALVYLHNLGIIHCDLKPENILVKSYRKCEIKVIDLGSSCFQSDNLSLYVQSRSYRAPEVILGHSYDQKIDLWSLGCIVAELYTGEVLFPNEPIVMLLGRMIGILGPIDMEMLATGQDTDKYFTKEYDLYHINEDTNQLEYIIPEESSLEDHLQISDVGLANFLRDLLEINPLRRITASEALEHPWLSYSYDSSLC; encoded by the exons ATGCAATGCAACCCTCCTACTCTACACTCACTTCTCACCTTTCACTATGATTATCTCCTCTCTTtacttttcttttttttgttgATCTCCAACCCGTGCTATATTATAATAGCCGAAACATTAAAAGttgttttttttttatatttcGTCATGTCTGTTTCTGACATTGAACTTGTGTTGGAGTTCTTGAGAAAAAATGGTTTGTCTGGTTGTGAATCTGCTCTTATGGAGGATATTATGGAGAAATCACAACTTGGTGGTGTGGATTTTCAGAGATTTTTGTTCCCTGTGCTTCCACCGCCACCGGAGCTAAAGATTTTGACTATAAGGTCGCATGAGAAGGCGTTGGATGATGTCGATTCTGTTTCGAATTCGTCTAATGATGAGTTTGTTAGCGTTGATTCTTCTACTACTGATTTGTACCCATCAG ATTTCACAAATCCGTATGGAGTTCACGTTGTGGGAGTGGCAAGTTCACAAGCTTCATCAGATAGATTGTCACAATTCGGTACAGCACGGGATTACCATGACTTTGATATGCAAAACGACTTGAATTGGTACAAGGACAAAGAAGACAACTGTGATTTTATGCCTCCTTGTTTGGGTAGCTCCGAGTTTTATGAAGAACCTAGTGAAGACAAGTTTGTCATGACTTTTCAAAAGCAGGATCAATGTGTCAATGATTCAGATTTCAAACATGAGTCAGATACATGTCAATCAATGCAAGAATATAATCAAGCTGACAAGCTGTGGAGTTTTCCTCCTATGGACTATGTAAAAGATGGTGTTGAAATCAAAGATTACTATGACTTGAAAGAAAGCAGCTACGATAGAGATGAAATCAAGAATGACAAAAATAGCTATCTTGATCAAGACTATTACAATGGAGATTCTAAAATTCAGATTCTCACGAATTTCAAAGAAAGCAACTTTCACTGCAAGTCAACAGAGGATACACCGAATGAATGTGTTCTGGCTGTGGAGCTAGAAACTGATACGAGCTGCATTTATCGAGATCTCAAGAGCACCTCAATAATAAATGATTATATTGGTAAGGAAGGTTACTGTGAAAGTAAAAAATGTAACTTTGAGGGTGAAGATCACAACAAAGTAGATAAAGATTCTTATGAGATTGATACTGCTGGCGATGAAGGTGGCAGCGCTACTGGTGATGAGCTTGTCTACGACACTAATGAGGAGGATTATGAAGTATTCAGTTTAAGGATTATACACAGAAAGAATAG AACTGGATTCGAAGAGAACAAAGATTTTCCCATTGTTATGAACACTGTGATCGCGGGAAGGTATTACATTACAGAATACCTTGGTTCAGCTGCTTTCAGCAAAGTAGTCCAGGCACATGATCTTCTAATGGGAGTGGATATTTGCTTGAAGATCATTAAAAATGACAAGGACTTTTTTGATCAAAGTTTAGATGAAATCAAACTTTTGAAGTTTGTGAACAAGCATGATCCTGGCGACGAACACCACATTCTACGTCTTTATGATTATTTCTATCACCAG GAGCATCTCTTCATTGTTTGTGAACTTCTACGAGCGAACTTGTATGAATTTCAGAAATTTAACAGGGAATCTGGTGGAGAGCCTTATTTCACAATGAGCAGGTTGCAG GTTATAACTCGACAATGTTTAGAAGCATTGGTTTACCTGCACAACTTGGGAATTATTCATTGTGACCTGAAACCTGAAAATATACTAGTCAAGAGTTACCGGAAATGTGAGATAAAGGTGATTGATCTTGGAAGCAGTTGTTTTCAAAGTGATAACTTGTCCCTATATGTGCAATCTCGGTCCTACAGGGCTCCTGAAGTCATCCTTGGCCACTCATATGACCAGAAGATTGACCTCTGGTCTCTTGGCTGTATCGTGGCTGAGCTTTATACAGGGGAG GTTCTATTTCCAAATGAACCTATTGTGATGCTACTTGGACGCATGATTGGAATTCTTGGTCCCATAGATATGGAAATGTTGGCTACAGGACAGGATACAGATAAGTATTTTACAAAGGAATATGATCTGTATCACATAAATGAG GATACCAATCAACTGGAGTACATTATTCCGGAAGAGTCATCACTCGAGGATCACCTGCAAATTTCTGATGTTGGACTTGCAAATTTCTTAAGGGATTTACTCGAAATTAATCCTTTAAGACGCATTACTGCTAGTGAAGCACTAGAGCATCCCTGGCTTTCTTATTCTTATGATTCTAGTTTATGCTGA